In the Solibacillus sp. FSL K6-1523 genome, one interval contains:
- a CDS encoding thioredoxin family protein — MKTEQQYFEESKEMKVYMEDMSQLKEQSFAIYESFEVAQEDAFIENLKNANVHILAITEDWCGDAMLNNPIIRKVAEAANVEIRTALRDADTDLIDRYLTNGGRAIPIYIILNEMGEVLGKWGPRAPQLQQFVMDNRAQLPDKEDPNFEEAQKAMYENFRIQYTENPQMWSYVYEDFKKTVAAIL; from the coding sequence ATGAAAACAGAACAACAATATTTTGAAGAAAGTAAAGAAATGAAAGTTTATATGGAGGATATGTCGCAGCTAAAAGAACAGAGCTTTGCTATTTATGAAAGTTTTGAAGTGGCGCAGGAAGATGCATTTATCGAAAACTTGAAAAATGCAAATGTCCATATTTTAGCGATTACAGAAGATTGGTGTGGAGATGCGATGCTAAACAATCCAATCATCCGAAAAGTTGCAGAAGCTGCAAATGTTGAAATTCGTACAGCATTGCGTGATGCAGACACAGATTTAATCGATCGTTACTTAACGAATGGTGGACGGGCAATCCCAATCTATATCATTTTAAATGAGATGGGCGAAGTGCTAGGAAAGTGGGGACCGCGTGCACCACAGTTACAACAATTCGTTATGGATAATCGCGCGCAGCTACCAGATAAGGAAGATCCTAATTTTGAAGAGGCACAAAAAGCGATGTATGAAAACTTCCGTATACAATATACAGAAAATCCGCAAATGTGGTCATATGTATATGAAGATTTTAAAAAGACTGTAGCAGCAATTTTATAG
- a CDS encoding peptide ABC transporter substrate-binding protein — MKYNKVVLPAMALSLSAFLAACGTDEGSKDTDKNASGDAAKNLNVLITSEPPKLHPQLATDTTSGVIIENAFEGLTTMVNGEPILAAAEDYKVSDDLLTYTFTLRDAQWSNGEQVTAEDFAFAWLWGLNPENASEYSSILYAIKGAENYNNGLGTAEEVGVKAIDEKTLEVTLEAPTPYFLELTAFKTFFPINKATAEANPKWFTEADSYVSNGAYNLASWKHASEIVLEKRDTYWDAENVAIESVNVAMVESETTQMTMFDSGEVDFLGAPFGGISLDSIERLKSENKLNVSDLSGIYWYKLNTKDPVMQNENIRKALSLSIDREGIVKNITKGEQEPALGIVPNSVAGFGDDEGYFQDANYDEAKKYLDAGLKELGIASAADLEIKVSYNTSESHSAIAQFIQQGWTKNLGIKIKLDNAEWQVYLDKINNGDFQVGRMGWSADYNDAYSFLEMYSSAENGNNQTGWSNPEYTKLLKESTTETDSAKRLEKLLEAEAILMEEMPVAPIYFQTNLNVVADKVKNMAPNAIGSINLKYVDIQNEDEDEGKK, encoded by the coding sequence ATGAAGTACAACAAAGTAGTATTACCAGCAATGGCTCTTTCTCTTTCTGCATTTTTAGCAGCTTGTGGTACCGATGAAGGGTCAAAAGACACAGACAAAAATGCATCAGGTGACGCAGCAAAAAATTTAAACGTATTAATTACATCTGAACCACCAAAATTACATCCACAATTAGCAACAGATACTACTTCTGGAGTAATTATTGAAAACGCATTTGAAGGTTTAACAACAATGGTAAATGGCGAGCCTATTTTAGCAGCTGCCGAAGACTATAAAGTTTCTGATGACCTACTTACTTACACATTTACTTTGCGTGATGCGCAGTGGTCAAATGGTGAACAAGTAACTGCTGAAGACTTTGCCTTTGCATGGTTATGGGGTTTAAATCCAGAAAACGCTTCTGAATATTCATCAATCCTTTATGCAATTAAAGGTGCAGAAAACTATAATAACGGTTTAGGTACTGCTGAAGAAGTAGGAGTTAAAGCAATCGATGAAAAAACACTTGAAGTTACTTTAGAAGCGCCTACTCCTTATTTCTTAGAGTTAACAGCTTTCAAAACTTTCTTCCCAATTAACAAAGCAACTGCTGAAGCGAATCCAAAATGGTTCACAGAAGCTGATTCTTATGTATCAAATGGTGCATACAACTTAGCATCTTGGAAACACGCAAGCGAAATCGTATTAGAAAAACGCGATACGTATTGGGATGCTGAAAATGTAGCGATTGAATCAGTAAACGTTGCAATGGTTGAGTCTGAAACGACACAAATGACAATGTTTGATAGTGGCGAAGTTGACTTCTTAGGCGCACCATTCGGCGGAATCTCTCTTGATTCAATCGAGCGCTTAAAATCTGAAAATAAATTAAATGTATCTGATTTATCAGGTATTTACTGGTACAAACTAAATACAAAAGATCCGGTTATGCAAAATGAAAACATTCGTAAAGCGTTATCTTTATCAATCGACCGTGAAGGAATCGTTAAAAACATCACTAAAGGTGAGCAAGAGCCAGCACTTGGTATCGTTCCAAACTCGGTTGCAGGTTTCGGCGATGACGAAGGTTATTTCCAAGATGCAAACTACGATGAAGCGAAAAAGTATTTAGATGCAGGTCTTAAAGAATTAGGTATTGCAAGCGCTGCTGATTTAGAAATTAAAGTTTCTTATAACACTTCAGAATCACACTCTGCAATCGCACAATTCATCCAACAAGGTTGGACGAAAAACTTAGGTATCAAAATTAAGCTTGATAATGCTGAATGGCAAGTATATTTAGACAAAATCAACAATGGCGATTTCCAAGTAGGTCGTATGGGTTGGTCTGCTGACTACAACGATGCTTACTCATTCTTAGAAATGTACAGCAGTGCAGAGAACGGCAATAACCAAACTGGTTGGAGCAATCCAGAGTATACGAAGTTACTGAAAGAATCTACTACAGAAACAGACTCTGCTAAACGTTTAGAAAAATTATTAGAAGCAGAAGCTATTCTAATGGAAGAAATGCCTGTAGCACCAATCTACTTCCAAACAAACTTAAATGTTGTTGCGGATAAGGTTAAAAATATGGCTCCTAATGCAATTGGTAGCATCAACCTGAAATACGTAGATATTCAAAATGAGGATGAGGACGAGGGCAAGAAATAA
- a CDS encoding ABC transporter permease → MVKFIIKRLLYIVLAMYLIITATFFLMQLAPGSPFASERDLPPAIEEQLNAKYGLDNPWYIQYKDYLVDTMTFDFGESMKYTGRSTNDIIAESFPVSLALGLQAMILAIGLGILLGVISALYHNKLPDYAATIIAVLGISVPSFILAGLLQYYLSFKAGWFPVSGWKGFAYTILPSFAIAITHAGFIAKLTRSSMLEQNNSDYVKLARAKGLGKWTVVFKHSLRNALLPVVTYLGPLFAGVITGSFVIEQIFAVPGLGRHFVTSITNRDYTVIMGTTVFYSLILLFAVLIVDILYSVIDPRIKLKGAKK, encoded by the coding sequence TTGGTAAAATTTATTATTAAACGATTACTTTATATCGTTCTAGCAATGTATTTAATTATTACTGCGACATTTTTCTTAATGCAACTTGCACCAGGTAGTCCATTCGCGAGTGAACGTGACCTACCACCTGCAATTGAAGAACAACTAAACGCAAAATATGGACTGGATAATCCTTGGTATATCCAATACAAAGATTATTTAGTCGATACGATGACTTTTGATTTTGGTGAATCCATGAAGTACACAGGACGATCAACGAATGACATTATTGCTGAAAGTTTCCCTGTATCTCTTGCTTTAGGTCTTCAAGCAATGATCTTAGCAATTGGTCTTGGGATTTTACTAGGTGTCATATCTGCCCTGTATCACAATAAACTTCCAGACTATGCGGCTACAATCATTGCCGTGTTAGGAATTTCGGTTCCGTCATTTATTTTGGCAGGTTTACTTCAATATTATTTATCTTTCAAAGCGGGTTGGTTCCCGGTAAGTGGATGGAAAGGTTTCGCTTATACGATTTTACCGTCATTTGCGATTGCCATTACACACGCAGGCTTCATCGCCAAATTGACGCGTTCAAGTATGCTTGAGCAAAACAATAGTGATTACGTGAAACTCGCTCGTGCAAAAGGTCTTGGAAAGTGGACAGTTGTGTTCAAACATTCACTACGTAATGCACTATTACCAGTAGTGACGTATTTAGGACCTCTTTTTGCAGGAGTTATTACAGGTAGTTTCGTAATTGAACAAATCTTTGCCGTTCCTGGACTTGGTCGCCATTTCGTAACAAGTATTACAAACCGTGACTATACAGTAATTATGGGAACTACTGTGTTCTACTCACTTATTTTATTATTCGCTGTATTAATTGTAGATATTTTATATAGCGTGATTGATCCACGTATTAAATTGAAAGGAGCGAAAAAATAA
- a CDS encoding ABC transporter permease translates to MNLDKQQIPKIAPEMFEVVGNQTQQSDALAKKQVSFWKEVFYRFSHNKLAIVGLIILIFITLMAAFAPVFSSYNYEESVGLYNSAPSATHWFGTDDLARDIFVRAWEGARISLFIGIAAATIDLIIGVLWGSIAGLAGGRVDNIMMRIADVLTAIPYLLVVIILLVVMEPGLVPMIIALSITGWVNMARIVRSEVLKIKNQEYVLAARTLGANNWHIIKRHLIPNAMGAILVTMTMTIPSAIFTESFLSYLGLGVQAPLASWGTMASEGFKALTSAPWRLLFPALLISVTIFAFNAVGDGLRDALDPKLRK, encoded by the coding sequence ATGAATTTAGACAAACAACAAATTCCAAAAATTGCACCTGAAATGTTTGAAGTTGTCGGAAATCAAACGCAACAATCTGACGCACTCGCAAAAAAACAAGTGTCCTTTTGGAAGGAAGTATTTTATCGCTTCTCTCATAATAAACTGGCGATTGTTGGCTTAATTATATTAATCTTCATTACATTAATGGCAGCTTTTGCTCCTGTATTTTCATCTTACAACTATGAAGAAAGTGTAGGTTTATATAATAGTGCACCATCTGCTACACACTGGTTTGGTACAGATGACCTTGCTCGTGACATATTCGTTCGTGCATGGGAAGGTGCTCGAATTTCATTATTTATCGGTATTGCTGCTGCTACCATTGATTTAATTATCGGTGTGTTATGGGGAAGTATTGCCGGTCTTGCAGGTGGCCGTGTCGACAATATTATGATGCGTATCGCTGACGTGTTAACTGCCATTCCTTATTTACTTGTTGTTATTATTTTACTTGTAGTAATGGAGCCTGGTTTAGTGCCAATGATTATTGCTCTGTCGATTACCGGTTGGGTAAATATGGCGCGTATCGTTCGAAGTGAAGTGTTAAAAATTAAAAACCAAGAATATGTTTTAGCTGCTCGTACGTTAGGCGCAAACAATTGGCATATTATTAAACGCCACCTTATCCCAAATGCGATGGGTGCGATTTTAGTAACAATGACAATGACAATTCCAAGTGCAATTTTCACAGAAAGTTTCCTAAGTTATTTAGGTTTAGGTGTTCAAGCTCCTTTAGCCAGCTGGGGTACAATGGCCTCTGAAGGTTTTAAAGCTTTAACATCTGCCCCGTGGCGATTATTGTTCCCTGCCCTATTAATCTCGGTAACAATTTTTGCGTTTAACGCAGTTGGAGACGGGCTCCGTGACGCACTTGATCCGAAATTACGTAAATAA